caccctttttgtttgtgtatggcgatgatcgtgtgattcgttacatgggagcagatgttgatacaggtgatgctgaggacGCTCAGGCGatggagtgagggctagcttggggattAGAGTTAGGAGattttcatatgtattttattatgttttcgtTTATGGATAAgaattttggaacttgtaacacgttggttatttatgttataagttTTTGGCGCgtgttttcataatttaaatttttcccgcgtttgggaagAATAATATTGCGACTTTTgatattcaatattttcttttattatttattttaagtaatattacttagggatgttacaacgTGACACTAACAATGCCATGTATCATTAGGGCTGggcaaaaataacttaattgtaCTGTACTTAAGTTAATTGTActgttttaaactaaaaataactaaattattaatagtaaaattaaactgtactattttttagttaaagtttAGAAAATTGTACTGCAAACAGTTAACTGTTTAGACCAGTGCACTGAACtgtaatttttcatttctcttgAATCCTATTCAGCCTCTTAAATCACATTTGGTCCACAAGAAGAGTGATATACTTTTGATTTAATCACCACCGAGATTCAACCACCACCGAGACAGATTGAAGTTTCCTGTCTCCGTTGCCTCGCCGCCGTCAAAGGTTGTGCCGTCGTTGAAGGTTACATCGTCCTTCTTGAGGTATCTCTTGTTGTTCTTCATCTCTTTATAGCTTTAGGTTTTCATTTCACTTCTCTTTTTTCTCCAATTCGATTTTTCCCTTCAACCATTCTgtataattaattcatttgCCCATCAGTGaacaaattcaatttttggCTTCCAGTTTTAGGTCAGTGAAATTGATTACAGGAAGCTATAGAGTGTCTTCTGAACccatatttttcactttttttttctttgatttggTCACAAAATTGGAGGGTAGTGCTTAGTTTAAGCTGGGTTTTAAGCCATTTATAATAGATATGCTACATAATGCAACAACCTCGTTGCCAAGGAATGAGGTAGACACTAAAATTGCCAAGGATTAGCGAAGCACACAGCTCGTGAAATCCCTTTCTTTGACCTTTAGAGACGTGCACAAATGAACCACGAGAAAACCAAATCAAGGAACGAGAACAAAACAACAGAACCCAAAATGCGAAGAAATTGAGAACGACAATCCGAAACGAATTCGAAAGAGAAACAACCGAGCTCTAATTACCAGATGATGAAGGATCGTCTTAgattttcatataactcaaatctgcatacaaatgtgtctcataagggcttatatactatgggccgaaacacaaaaaggcccaacacaactaaaggtccgataaagcccaaacaaaaacattacaaatattataaaagagttCATAATCTACGATCTGAAGCTAATCCGAGATCTCTTTAAAGGTCTTGGACATGATTCCATCAATTGCTCTGAAATCCCTGTGACGATCCtgaaccacgcctccatcaaATATTTGGTTGGAACAACTGGGATGAGGAATCATTTGATAAGATGCAAGGAAAATCCTAATAGAGAAGcattcaaaaggaaaaaaattgtcatCATCAACTATAGAAGAGGCTAGTGTTGGCCCTTCACCAACTACTTTTAAGTTTGACCAAAATGCATCTCGAATGAAGTTGGTGAAGATGTTTGTGAAGTCCGAGCTTCCTTTTTGATTTGTGGAAGATGAAGACTTCTGTGACTTTGTACGATCCTTACAGCCACAGTTTGAGCTCCTATCCTGCACTACATTGAGACGTGAAATGTGGGAACTCTATGAAGAGGAAAAAGCAAAGTCAAAATTTTTTCTATCAAAGCAGTGTGGGAGGGTTGGTTAACTACAAACACATGGACTTCAATCCAAAACCTAAACTACATGAGTTTAACAACTCACTTTATTGATGAAGATTGGAAGtttcataagaaaattttgaatttttctcaaacaaCAGGTCATTCAGGGGAGCATTGCTAAACATGTTGAGGCTTGTTTGAATAACTGGGAGTTGAAGCGAGTCCTTAGTGTCACTGTGGATAATGTTACAGCAAATAATGTTGGGGTCCAATACCTCAAAAGAAGGATGTTATCATGGAATTGTCTTGTCTTAAAGGGAGAATATGTTCATATGCGTTGTTGCGCACATATATTAAGTTCGATTGTGAAGGATGggttaaaagagataaaaaattcaatttcaaaaaCTTGGAGTGTAGTTAAATATGTGAAATCTTCTCCAGCTCAATTTGCTAGATTCAAGGCTTGTGTTGAACAAGAGGAAATTTCTTATAAAGGTCTTATTTTCCTTGATGTTGAAACCATATGGAATTCAACTTATCTAATGTTAGAGGCAAGCTTGaaaaatagtgtagttaagttaaaaattagtgcagttcagttaaaaaatagtgcagttcagttaaaaatagtgcaatttagTTTTGACGTAGTGCAGTTTATAAAATagttcagttcatattatagtgcagttcagttcagtgtagtgcagttcagttcatTGTAGTGCAGTTTAGTCCAATTTATTTGTAAGAgaaacagttcagttcagttcgtctgaactgtttttcagttcagtgTAGTTCATGCGAACTGTTTTTTAGTTCAGTACAGTTTTTGGTAATGCAGTGCAGTTTGATTTATTTTGCCCAGCCCTACGTATCATTAATAGTACCAAATGTCACACCATGAACCTAAtacatgacaaaaaaaattgcaaaaaaaaattaaaaattaaaagaaagtcaaaaaaaattaaaaaaaccatatATTAACACATGAAATgtagttaataatttttcttgaaaaagaCCGTGTTGAGATACTTCCTAAAAAATTAGgatgtaattaatatttttttataaacagaAACCAAATTGACACGGTCTTACTAAACCAAatcgagtaattaaacctaaaattatcatttaaataattactataatttatgtttattattatgttatgtgATATTATCTAAAGTTAGTATATGtgtatgtaaaataaatttgatgggTTTGAAAAGCTAGATGAATTGAGAAACATAACAATAATGAAAGTTGGATGATGATAATGAATAAGCTTCAAATTAGTAATGTTGAATAAAAtggtaaaaagaagaaaagtccAAAAAATCCCAACACTAGAAAGAAAAGTCACGGAAAACATCAGCAGTTTCCAGCGAGGGCGTAGAGCTGCATGTATGTATGTGTCTATCCTTTGCAATCACGAAGGGACCCTTCCCTCTCTCTCTTCTCAACCCGCCATCGAACTCATCCACCGTCACAGAATCATCAATTTTCTTCCCCCTTAAACCATAAACCACCAAATATCGATCAAATTCCGCATTTCAAGGTTAAGCAAAAACATACAAATAGTTTTGGAAGAATTAGAAAGAAATTGAGAAAGGAAGAGAGAGTGTTACAGTGGAGGAAGTAGTGGTGAGAGAGAAATGCCAAGTGTGGCCGTCAAGCTCTATAGCGTGTTCTTCAAGTTCCTCTTGAAGCACCGTTTGCAGAACCGGATCCAAACCTCTTCCCAACACTCCGACTCGTTCGGTGTTACCACCCGACCCGAAGAAGTTGTAGCCGCCGCTAATCCCTCCTTCGCCGACGGCGTCGCCACCAAAGACATCCACATGGACCCCTTAACCTCTCTCTCCATCCGAATCTTCCTCCCCGAATCGGCCCTCAACGCTCCCGAGTCTCGTTCCAAACCTAGGACTCGCTCTATTCCCGAGCCTCAAACTCGATCCGCGCACCTCGATTCAATTACACGGAGGAAGAGCTACGGTCCGCCGCTCCTGGAGGAGCGCCGTAGCAACAGCTTTGGAGGGGGCTCCGGCGTCGAGTGTTTGAACCTGATGACGGAAGGCCCGTACCTGGGCTACTCGCCGCCGTCGGTGGCGCAGGGGGAGCGGCGGAGGCTGCCTGTGGTCCTGCAGTTCCACGGCGGGGGGTGGGTTAGCGGAGGTAGCGATTCGGTGGCGAACGATGTTTTCTGCCGGCGGATTGCGGAGTTATGTGATGTGATAGTGATTGCAGTGGGGTACCGGCTGGCACCGGAAAACCGGTACCCGGCGGCGTTCGAGGACGGCGTGAAGGTGCTGAATTGGCTGGCGAAGCAGGCGAATTTGGCCGAATGTAGCAGGTCGATGAGCGGTGGGAAGAGTGGAGGGCATGGTGGTGGGGAGTTCAAGAAATCGGATGCTCATAAGCATATTGTTGATTCCTTTGGGGCTACTGTGGTTGAGCCTTGGCTGGCTGCTCACGCTGATCCTTCAAGGTTGTTACTATTTCACGatgattgtgttttatttattttgttactgTTATGTGGAGTTCATTGTTGTCTGATTAATGATTTATGAATTTAGGTTGGAATTTGATCTTTAATGGTCGTTTTTCTTGACTTGTTATTGAACTTCATTTTGTTGTATTGTgtttagtgtgtgtgtgtgtaaacaTTTTCCATTGCCTCTTTGATGTAGAGATAGTgattagctaaattagtagaatcACGAAGGTCAAGGATCCTTCCTGAATTGGGGAGGGAGAGTTTGCAAATGAAAGTAGGTTGGGACAATGGGACTACTCTAAGTTGAACACCAAAGTTTATGTTAATTACTCAGAGGCAGTGGATTTGATTCATCCGAATTATGAACTGTATATGGTTGGATAAAATCTAGGACTCAAGATGAGAGCTTTCTTGTGACAATGTTTGATATATTTGACAAGGTCACATTTTATGGAAGTTTTAGATTTAGGACAAatagttaactttttttactGATTCAATAATTCTCGAATTTCCATCTTTTAAATGAAGTCTATGTCTAACCTTAGTTGTGCGTAAATCACATTTTGGTGCTCATTCTGGTTACTAACATATAGATCTGGTTGGCTGAAAAATACTACCGGGAATGGATTTCTCTAATAttgtttatatgtttatattagCATTATGTGTCCGTAGGTCACATATTATACGTACTATGAAAAGTACAAACACATTGAAAGAGGTGATAAAGTGATGACTGATGATGACATGCCAAGTTTTCATATTCTGGAGGGGTTACTTGTAGGCCAAAACAAGTCATTCTTCACAACTGTTGAAGGAATTAAAGGGAggcttttgttttgttaaaatcgGACTTGTAGACATGTAGTGCTTAAGCAACATTTTTGTGGATGTCTTTATCCTCaaatttcttttgttctttcttGCTGTCTCATGGTTTGTTATTGTCAGTATTGAATTTCTGTTTTCCTACAATGATGGAAGACTCGTGCACTAAGACACTCTTCTAAACTAATCTTTTAGTTGTTGGCCACCCCATCTCAACTATATCTCCTACACTAAACGATTATGTATCTTCCTTTGATAAAACCCAGTATTAAATTGATGAAGCTTCGTTATGGAATCATTGACaatatttataatcaaatatcttaattttttttctcccaAATAGTTCTTTTCTAATA
This region of Vigna unguiculata cultivar IT97K-499-35 chromosome 5, ASM411807v1, whole genome shotgun sequence genomic DNA includes:
- the LOC114185543 gene encoding probable carboxylesterase 11: MPSVAVKLYSVFFKFLLKHRLQNRIQTSSQHSDSFGVTTRPEEVVAAANPSFADGVATKDIHMDPLTSLSIRIFLPESALNAPESRSKPRTRSIPEPQTRSAHLDSITRRKSYGPPLLEERRSNSFGGGSGVECLNLMTEGPYLGYSPPSVAQGERRRLPVVLQFHGGGWVSGGSDSVANDVFCRRIAELCDVIVIAVGYRLAPENRYPAAFEDGVKVLNWLAKQANLAECSRSMSGGKSGGHGGGEFKKSDAHKHIVDSFGATVVEPWLAAHADPSRCVLLGASCGANIADYVARKAVEGGKLLDPVMVVAQVLMYPFFIGSVPTRSEIKLANSYFYDKAMCTLAWKLFLPEGEFSLDHPSANPLVPGRGPPLKLMPPTLTVVAEHDWMRDRAIAYSEELRKVNVDAPVLEYKDAVHEFATLDVLLKSPQAQVCAEDIAIWMKKYISLRGHEFSY